A single region of the Streptomyces sp. NBC_01381 genome encodes:
- a CDS encoding WhiB family transcriptional regulator, translated as MDWRHNAVCREEDPELFFPIGNTGPALLQIEEAKAVCRRCPVMEQCLQWALESGQDSGVWGGLSEDERRAMKRRAARNRARQASA; from the coding sequence ATGGACTGGCGTCACAACGCCGTTTGCCGCGAGGAAGACCCCGAGCTCTTCTTCCCCATCGGCAACACCGGTCCTGCGCTGCTGCAGATCGAGGAAGCCAAGGCCGTCTGCCGCCGCTGCCCCGTCATGGAGCAGTGCCTGCAGTGGGCGCTCGAGTCCGGCCAGGACTCCGGCGTCTGGGGTGGCCTCAGCGAGGACGAGCGCCGCGCAATGAAGCGCCGCGCCGCTCGCAACCGTGCACGCCAGGCCAGCGCCTGA
- a CDS encoding diacylglycerol kinase family protein yields the protein MRALLVVNPAATTTSARTRDVLIHALASEMKLEAVTTEYRGHARDLGRQAAESKDIELVVALGGDGTVNEVVNGLLHQGPDPDRLPRLAVVPGGSTNVFARALGLPNDAVEATGALLDALREGTERTVSLGRISGTPGTEDEAVPGRWFTFAAGFGFDAGVVGRVEQQRERGKRSTHALYLRQVFRQFLDEPHRRHGTITLERAGEDPVTDLVLSIVCNTSPYTYLGNRPMYASPGASFDTGLDVLGLSKLSTTAVARYGTQLLTSTPDRGPHGKHAVTLQDLTDFTLHSKVPLPLQMDGDHLGLRTSVTFTGVRRALRVIV from the coding sequence ATGCGTGCACTTCTTGTGGTCAATCCAGCGGCAACCACCACCAGTGCGCGCACGCGTGACGTACTGATCCATGCGCTGGCCAGCGAGATGAAGCTCGAGGCGGTCACCACGGAGTACCGCGGCCACGCCCGGGACCTGGGCAGGCAGGCCGCGGAGAGCAAGGACATCGAGCTGGTCGTCGCCCTCGGCGGCGACGGCACGGTCAACGAGGTCGTGAACGGTCTGCTGCACCAGGGCCCCGACCCGGACCGGCTGCCCCGCCTCGCCGTCGTGCCCGGCGGCTCCACGAATGTCTTCGCGCGGGCCCTGGGGCTCCCGAACGACGCCGTGGAGGCGACCGGCGCCCTGCTCGACGCGTTGCGTGAGGGAACCGAACGGACGGTGAGCCTGGGCCGTATTTCGGGCACTCCCGGCACGGAGGACGAAGCCGTCCCCGGGCGCTGGTTCACCTTCGCCGCCGGCTTCGGTTTCGACGCGGGAGTGGTCGGCCGGGTCGAACAGCAAAGGGAACGCGGGAAACGGTCCACTCATGCGCTTTATCTGCGCCAGGTGTTCCGCCAGTTCCTCGACGAGCCGCACCGCAGGCACGGAACGATCACGCTGGAACGGGCCGGCGAGGACCCCGTGACGGACCTCGTCCTTTCCATAGTCTGCAACACCTCTCCGTACACCTACCTGGGCAATCGCCCGATGTACGCCTCCCCCGGGGCCTCCTTCGACACCGGCCTCGACGTGCTCGGTCTGAGCAAGCTCTCGACCACCGCGGTGGCCCGGTACGGGACCCAGCTCCTGACCTCGACGCCCGATCGCGGACCGCACGGTAAGCACGCGGTTACGCTGCAAGACTTGACGGACTTCACCTTGCATTCGAAGGTGCCGCTCCCCCTTCAGATGGACGGCGACCACCTGGGACTGCGGACGAGCGTGACGTTCACAGGCGTACGCCGTGCACTGCGTGTGATTGTGTGA